In Nocardia yunnanensis, one DNA window encodes the following:
- a CDS encoding sacsin N-terminal ATP-binding-like domain-containing protein produces the protein MATDLGDPFGTEALRAGVVAAWRGSPTRLREDAATEADLVRAGYRDRLLTELAQNAADAAVKAGVPGRVAVWLDGRTLHVANTGAPLDVSGVHALTALRASGKTEGAAVGKFGVGFTAVLTVSDEVELRSSAGSVRFSRADTLALLADQGVELPSQPEGFEPPALRLAWAIEQRPAAGFDSEIVLRLRADVDTVVLLAEMRAEAVDLLLELPALQVIRIGDDEIAATATELEHGLTELRVTDPNAGERVWWEFRTGRARWLLPIRDGRPVAAAPDVLRAPTRSDEELSLPALLIADIPMQPDRRRLLPGGRPAELAAGYADFARALPPRDRLVLVPLPGFARSEADSTLREALIAELRDTEWLPVRSVQAHPENETASAPVDFEALLGGDAAADTGIDATSAPEADESTGAAPGVARGAAKPRPVRAEAETLPLWELPLPDESPGEAVEPHDIIGPHDEIAPDFSAEFDDPNALGMVVDESATPEFAAATVDSYGHAVAAPRHASVFTGATTELAALLAELVGPLVIPELSGRLHADALSVLDVHRIGLARIAELSGSLEREPQWWYSLYDALDSFATDPLSVEELGALAVPLTDGRLVTGPRTVVLDDRLESAVPVHWARLVHPEAAHELLGRLGARPATPEDLLNDPALQAILEDDPGDPDTVDAVLSLAAHTLAAPGALPTWLGLLELPDADGEPLPADELLLPGAPLGRVLVEDSPFATVDADVLARYGPEALRAIGVGWGFTLVTESDPTGPDHHLDDEETWWDGLTDDPAELVAVRDLDLVDEAEWPEALRLLLSDPATRPLLADRDGYTAWWLRQHAHIDGIPLGLLRHPDDTLFAGLLPQLPGFEAGDLAVLRGVLADPEVLTPALAEELLDALADPARRPGPESISQTYRLLAEAAESGRLDIGELVLPGQVRALSGEVIPAADALVLDRSWLGPALPVDRLVVGDIASAKALATLLNLPLASEVVDAEVVSTGRATSWAAEPLGVLLRTQFDFTTPPGELEVHDELRVRLTGAYEATVVVAWWRSGDVTHVQAQPQNLARR, from the coding sequence ATCGCGACCGACCTGGGGGATCCGTTCGGGACCGAGGCACTGCGGGCGGGGGTGGTCGCCGCCTGGCGCGGCTCGCCCACCCGGCTGCGCGAGGACGCCGCGACCGAGGCCGATCTGGTGCGCGCCGGCTACCGCGACCGGCTGCTCACCGAATTGGCGCAGAACGCCGCCGACGCCGCGGTGAAGGCGGGCGTGCCCGGCCGGGTCGCGGTGTGGCTGGACGGCCGCACCCTGCACGTGGCCAATACCGGTGCCCCACTGGATGTTTCGGGCGTGCACGCGCTGACGGCGCTGCGCGCCTCGGGTAAGACCGAGGGTGCGGCGGTCGGCAAATTCGGTGTCGGGTTCACGGCGGTGCTCACCGTGTCCGACGAGGTGGAATTGCGGTCGTCCGCCGGGTCGGTGCGCTTCTCCCGCGCCGACACGCTGGCGCTGCTGGCCGACCAGGGTGTCGAACTGCCGTCGCAGCCGGAGGGTTTCGAACCGCCCGCGCTGCGCCTGGCATGGGCGATCGAGCAGCGGCCCGCCGCCGGATTCGACTCCGAGATCGTGCTGCGGCTGCGCGCGGACGTGGACACCGTGGTCCTGCTCGCCGAGATGCGGGCCGAGGCGGTCGATCTGCTGCTGGAACTGCCCGCACTGCAGGTCATCCGCATCGGCGACGACGAGATCGCCGCCACCGCAACCGAACTCGAGCACGGCCTCACCGAACTGCGGGTCACCGACCCGAACGCCGGTGAGCGCGTGTGGTGGGAGTTCCGCACCGGCCGCGCCCGGTGGCTGCTGCCGATCCGCGACGGCCGCCCGGTCGCCGCCGCCCCGGACGTCCTGCGCGCCCCCACCCGCTCCGACGAGGAGCTCTCCCTCCCGGCCCTGCTCATCGCCGATATCCCGATGCAGCCCGACCGCCGCCGCCTGCTGCCCGGCGGCCGCCCGGCCGAACTCGCCGCCGGCTACGCCGATTTCGCCCGCGCCCTGCCGCCCCGCGACCGCCTGGTCCTGGTCCCGCTCCCAGGCTTCGCCCGCAGCGAGGCCGACAGCACCTTGCGCGAGGCTCTGATCGCCGAACTGCGCGACACCGAATGGCTGCCGGTGCGCTCCGTTCAGGCACACCCCGAGAACGAAACCGCGAGCGCGCCAGTAGATTTCGAGGCACTGCTCGGTGGCGACGCGGCAGCGGACACCGGCATCGACGCGACGAGCGCCCCCGAAGCGGACGAATCCACCGGCGCCGCACCGGGTGTGGCGCGCGGCGCGGCCAAGCCGCGTCCCGTGCGGGCGGAGGCGGAGACGCTACCGCTGTGGGAGCTGCCGCTGCCGGACGAATCGCCCGGCGAGGCCGTCGAACCCCACGACATCATCGGGCCGCACGACGAGATCGCCCCCGACTTCTCGGCGGAGTTCGATGATCCCAATGCGTTGGGGATGGTTGTGGATGAATCCGCGACCCCCGAATTCGCGGCGGCGACCGTGGATTCGTACGGTCATGCCGTGGCCGCGCCGCGTCACGCCAGCGTCTTCACCGGCGCCACCACGGAATTGGCCGCGCTGCTGGCGGAGCTGGTCGGCCCGCTGGTGATTCCGGAGCTCTCCGGTCGCCTGCACGCCGACGCGCTGTCGGTGCTGGACGTGCACCGCATCGGCCTGGCCCGCATCGCGGAGCTGTCGGGCAGCCTGGAACGTGAACCGCAGTGGTGGTATTCGCTCTACGACGCGCTGGATTCCTTCGCGACCGACCCGCTGTCGGTGGAGGAATTGGGGGCGCTGGCGGTGCCGCTGACCGACGGCCGCCTGGTGACCGGCCCGCGCACCGTGGTGCTGGACGATCGGCTGGAGTCGGCGGTCCCGGTGCACTGGGCGCGGCTGGTGCATCCGGAGGCGGCGCACGAGCTGCTGGGCCGGCTGGGCGCGCGCCCGGCCACGCCGGAGGATCTGCTGAACGATCCTGCGCTGCAGGCGATTCTGGAGGACGATCCGGGCGATCCCGACACCGTGGACGCGGTGCTGAGCCTGGCCGCCCACACCCTCGCCGCCCCCGGCGCGCTGCCGACCTGGCTCGGCCTGCTCGAATTGCCCGACGCGGACGGCGAACCGCTGCCGGCCGACGAACTGCTGCTGCCCGGTGCGCCGCTGGGCCGGGTGCTGGTCGAGGATTCGCCGTTCGCCACCGTCGACGCTGACGTCCTGGCGCGCTACGGCCCGGAAGCCTTGCGCGCCATCGGCGTCGGCTGGGGTTTCACGCTGGTGACCGAATCCGATCCGACCGGCCCGGACCATCACCTCGACGACGAGGAGACCTGGTGGGACGGTCTCACCGACGATCCGGCCGAACTGGTCGCCGTGCGGGATCTGGATCTGGTGGACGAGGCCGAATGGCCGGAGGCGTTGCGGCTGTTGCTCTCCGATCCGGCCACCCGCCCCCTGCTCGCCGACCGCGACGGCTACACCGCGTGGTGGCTGCGTCAGCACGCCCACATCGACGGCATTCCGCTGGGCCTGCTGCGGCATCCGGACGACACGCTGTTCGCGGGCCTGCTCCCGCAGCTGCCCGGTTTCGAAGCGGGTGATCTGGCGGTCCTGCGCGGCGTGCTGGCCGACCCGGAGGTGCTGACCCCGGCGCTGGCCGAGGAACTGCTCGACGCCTTGGCCGATCCGGCGAGAAGGCCGGGCCCGGAGTCGATTTCGCAAACCTACCGGCTGCTGGCCGAGGCCGCCGAGTCCGGTCGCCTGGACATCGGGGAGCTGGTCCTGCCGGGCCAGGTGCGCGCCCTGTCCGGCGAGGTCATCCCGGCCGCCGACGCCCTGGTGCTGGACCGTTCCTGGCTGGGCCCGGCGCTGCCGGTCGACCGCCTGGTGGTCGGCGACATCGCGTCCGCGAAAGCCCTGGCGACCCTGCTGAACCTGCCGCTGGCCTCGGAGGTCGTCGACGCCGAGGTGGTGAGCACGGGCCGCGCCACCTCGTGGGCGGCCGAACCGCTGGGCGTGCTGCTGCGCACGCAGTTCGATTTCACCACGCCCCCGGGCGAATTGGAGGTGCACGACGAGTTGCGGGTGCGGCTCACCGGCGCCTACGAGGCCACGGTGGTGGTGGCGTGGTGGCGGTCGGGCGATGTCACGCACGTGCAGGCGCAGCCCCAGAACCTCGCCCGTCGCTGA
- a CDS encoding TetR/AcrR family transcriptional regulator, whose protein sequence is MSVEERRAHLIEAAIGLAEKKGVAGVTTRDVAQAAGVSLGVVHYCFENKDQLMTELVKALSMELRDSVDANEAVWQDVGTGKEALQKLLRAGLELMWLNIEATPERQLLTYETTTYALREGESTPAKLAIAREQYTFNDSTVADVCEHAREATGTQWSVPVGTLSRFILNTIDGIVLRWLVDNDSAAVREQLDILATTVAAHAA, encoded by the coding sequence TTGAGCGTCGAAGAACGACGGGCCCACCTTATCGAGGCAGCCATCGGCCTTGCCGAAAAAAAGGGCGTGGCAGGAGTTACCACGCGCGATGTTGCCCAGGCAGCCGGTGTTTCCCTCGGTGTGGTGCATTACTGTTTCGAAAACAAAGATCAGCTGATGACCGAGCTGGTCAAGGCGCTGTCGATGGAATTGCGTGATTCCGTCGATGCCAACGAAGCGGTATGGCAGGACGTCGGAACCGGAAAAGAAGCGCTTCAAAAATTGTTGCGCGCCGGACTGGAACTCATGTGGCTCAACATCGAAGCCACCCCGGAACGTCAGCTACTCACCTACGAAACCACCACCTACGCGCTGCGCGAAGGCGAATCCACCCCCGCGAAACTCGCCATCGCCCGCGAGCAGTACACCTTCAACGACTCCACCGTCGCCGATGTCTGCGAGCACGCGCGAGAAGCCACCGGCACCCAGTGGAGCGTTCCGGTCGGCACCCTGTCCCGGTTCATCCTCAACACCATCGACGGCATCGTGCTGCGGTGGCTGGTGGACAACGACAGCGCCGCCGTCCGTGAGCAATTGGACATCCTCGCCACCACCGTGGCAGCCCACGCGGCCTGA
- a CDS encoding DUF2530 domain-containing protein — MTTPPVPEIPPRFTDPRPVLAVGTVGFLIATIAVWADDAWATARPVCLMGLAVGMLGYTIFTIQRRAARRGDKGAQLGLE, encoded by the coding sequence GTGACGACGCCGCCCGTGCCGGAGATTCCCCCGCGCTTCACCGATCCGCGTCCCGTGCTCGCCGTGGGCACCGTCGGTTTCCTGATCGCGACGATCGCGGTGTGGGCCGACGACGCCTGGGCGACGGCGCGTCCGGTCTGTCTGATGGGTTTGGCCGTCGGGATGCTCGGCTACACGATCTTCACGATTCAACGCCGGGCCGCGCGCCGCGGCGACAAAGGCGCGCAACTCGGCTTGGAGTGA
- a CDS encoding MarR family winged helix-turn-helix transcriptional regulator produces MTTPSDIRALAGELSLAVVRLTRHLRGRRADAQISLTQLSALATLNREGEMTPGTLAAKERVQPPSMTRVIASLSEMDLVERNPHPTDGRQIIVSLSAAGRALIQDENQAREAWMTDQLSELSADQLKVLAEAVGIMKQIVDQSE; encoded by the coding sequence GTGACAACGCCTTCCGACATTCGAGCGCTCGCCGGTGAACTCTCGCTGGCGGTGGTGCGCTTGACTCGGCATCTGCGGGGCAGGCGGGCCGATGCCCAGATTTCGCTGACCCAGCTGTCCGCGCTCGCCACGCTCAATCGGGAGGGCGAGATGACGCCCGGCACGCTGGCCGCCAAGGAGCGGGTGCAGCCGCCGAGCATGACCCGGGTCATCGCCTCGCTGTCGGAAATGGATCTGGTGGAACGCAATCCGCATCCGACCGACGGGCGGCAGATCATCGTGTCGCTCTCGGCCGCCGGGCGGGCGCTGATCCAGGACGAGAACCAGGCCCGCGAGGCGTGGATGACCGATCAGCTCTCGGAGCTGTCGGCCGACCAGCTGAAGGTGCTGGCCGAGGCCGTGGGGATCATGAAGCAGATCGTGGATCAGTCGGAATAG
- a CDS encoding YccF domain-containing protein — translation MLVIVKPIQLILNILWLVLVGFWMALGYLVAGVLCCVLIVTIPWGIASFRVANFVLWPFGREAVEKPGAGVGSMLGNVIWVIVAGWWLALGHLMTSIALALTIIGIPFAWANLKLIPVSLFPLGREIVDSDRRFATY, via the coding sequence ATGCTGGTGATCGTGAAACCCATCCAGTTGATTCTCAATATCCTGTGGCTGGTGCTCGTCGGATTCTGGATGGCGCTCGGCTACCTGGTGGCCGGAGTCCTCTGTTGCGTGCTGATCGTCACGATCCCGTGGGGCATCGCGTCCTTCCGCGTCGCCAACTTCGTGCTCTGGCCCTTCGGCCGGGAAGCGGTCGAGAAACCCGGTGCGGGCGTGGGCTCGATGCTCGGCAACGTCATCTGGGTCATCGTGGCCGGCTGGTGGCTGGCGCTGGGTCACCTGATGACGAGCATCGCGCTCGCCCTCACCATCATCGGAATCCCGTTCGCCTGGGCCAATCTCAAGCTGATCCCGGTGTCGCTGTTCCCGCTGGGCCGCGAAATCGTCGACAGCGACCGGCGTTTCGCGACGTATTGA
- a CDS encoding GNAT family N-acetyltransferase — protein MASTTGFTVRSARADERDEIFRLSELSFGMRMGPAEREYVPKVFRTERALVAVDGDRIVGHANDLVMTVTVPGGGSVQASGVTSVVVAPTHRRRGILRAIYTELHARSEAAGLPLTIFTASEGTIYGRFGYGPSAVVDEISVRGRAAQFRSTTPDPGGVEVVSLAEAKIRVPQIYDRWRRLVPAAQAKPEARWQQRVFAPAVQQEGGSPLFFLVHPDGYAILRRAWSSEGKNTATVHELRAITPEAHAALWRVVLSLDLVDTIEAEISPHDPLPWLVTDPRLVRVTGRHDTLWTRVMDVPAALTARTYQRDLDVVVSIEDPFRAAGGSFALRVRDGVAECERTDRAPDAEFGIDVLGSLYFGAHRARVLAAANRIQVKDPAQLRALDEAFAADRDAELGWFF, from the coding sequence ATGGCATCGACGACAGGTTTCACCGTGCGATCGGCGCGAGCAGACGAGCGAGACGAGATCTTCCGGCTGTCGGAGCTCAGTTTCGGAATGCGGATGGGCCCCGCCGAACGCGAATACGTCCCCAAGGTCTTTCGCACCGAGCGCGCCCTGGTCGCGGTGGACGGCGACCGGATCGTCGGCCATGCCAACGACCTGGTCATGACCGTCACGGTCCCCGGCGGCGGCAGCGTGCAGGCGTCCGGCGTCACCAGCGTGGTGGTCGCGCCCACCCATCGGCGGCGCGGCATCCTGCGGGCGATCTACACCGAACTGCATGCGCGCAGCGAGGCGGCCGGTCTGCCGCTGACCATCTTCACCGCCAGCGAGGGCACCATCTACGGCCGCTTCGGCTACGGCCCGTCGGCGGTGGTCGACGAGATCAGCGTGCGCGGACGGGCAGCCCAATTCCGTTCCACCACACCGGATCCCGGCGGCGTCGAGGTCGTCTCCCTGGCCGAGGCCAAGATTCGGGTGCCGCAGATCTACGACCGCTGGCGCCGGCTGGTGCCCGCCGCGCAGGCCAAACCCGAAGCCCGCTGGCAGCAGCGGGTTTTCGCGCCCGCCGTCCAGCAGGAGGGCGGATCGCCGCTGTTCTTCCTGGTCCATCCCGACGGCTACGCCATTCTGCGCCGGGCCTGGAGCTCGGAGGGCAAGAACACCGCGACCGTGCACGAGCTGCGCGCCATCACGCCCGAGGCGCACGCCGCCCTGTGGCGGGTGGTGCTGAGCCTGGACCTGGTCGACACCATCGAAGCCGAGATCTCCCCGCACGATCCACTGCCCTGGCTGGTGACCGACCCGCGCCTGGTCCGGGTGACCGGCCGCCACGACACGCTGTGGACCCGCGTCATGGACGTGCCCGCCGCGCTCACCGCCCGCACCTACCAGCGTGACCTGGACGTGGTCGTGTCCATCGAGGATCCGTTCCGCGCCGCCGGCGGCAGCTTCGCGCTGCGGGTCCGCGACGGCGTCGCCGAATGCGAGCGCACCGATCGCGCCCCGGACGCCGAATTCGGCATCGACGTGCTGGGCAGCCTCTACTTCGGTGCGCATCGGGCGCGGGTTCTCGCGGCCGCCAACCGGATTCAGGTCAAGGACCCGGCGCAGCTGCGCGCCCTCGACGAGGCGTTCGCGGCAGACCGGGACGCGGAGCTGGGCTGGTTCTTCTGA
- a CDS encoding citrate synthase encodes MPAENIINVDDDAKPVLQYPGGEYPMTVAKAVEGNDGIDLGKLLASTGYVTYDPGFMNTASTKSAITYIDGEAGILRYRGYPIEQLAGKSTFIEVSYLLIYGELPTQAQLDDFTDRIRRHTLLHEDLKRFFDGFPRNAHPMPVLSSAVNALSAYYQDSLDPRDPEQVELSTIRLLAKLPTIAAYAYKKSVGQPFLYPDNSLSLVENFLRMTFGFPAEPYEVDPEIAAALDMLLVLHADHEQNCSTSTVRLVGSSDANLFTSVSGGINALWGPLHGGANQAVLEMLDDIKASGGDVKEFVRKVKNKEDGVKLMGFGHRVYRNYDPRATLVKQVADNILAKIGGDDQLLDIAKALEEAALTDDYFIERRLYPNVDFYTGVIYRAMGFPTRMFTVLFAMGRLPGWIAHWREMHGEPLKIGRPRQIYTGYGERDYIEITGR; translated from the coding sequence GTGCCCGCTGAGAACATCATCAACGTCGACGACGACGCCAAGCCGGTACTGCAATACCCGGGCGGCGAGTACCCGATGACCGTCGCCAAGGCTGTCGAGGGCAACGACGGAATCGACCTGGGCAAGCTGCTGGCCAGCACCGGGTACGTCACCTACGACCCCGGTTTCATGAACACCGCGTCGACCAAGTCGGCCATCACCTACATCGACGGTGAGGCGGGCATCCTGCGCTACCGCGGATACCCGATCGAGCAACTGGCCGGCAAGTCCACCTTCATCGAGGTCAGCTACCTGCTGATCTACGGTGAGCTGCCGACCCAGGCCCAGCTCGACGATTTCACCGACCGCATCCGCCGCCACACCCTGCTGCACGAGGACCTGAAGCGGTTCTTCGACGGCTTCCCGCGCAACGCGCACCCGATGCCGGTGCTGTCCTCCGCGGTCAACGCGCTGTCGGCGTACTACCAGGATTCGCTGGACCCGCGCGATCCCGAGCAGGTCGAGCTGTCCACCATCCGGCTGCTGGCCAAGCTGCCGACCATCGCGGCCTACGCCTACAAGAAGTCGGTCGGCCAGCCGTTCCTCTACCCGGACAACTCGCTGTCGCTGGTGGAGAACTTCCTGCGGATGACCTTCGGTTTCCCGGCCGAGCCCTACGAGGTCGACCCGGAGATCGCCGCCGCGCTGGACATGCTGCTGGTGCTGCACGCCGATCACGAGCAGAACTGCTCGACCTCGACCGTGCGCCTGGTGGGTTCGTCGGACGCCAACCTGTTCACCTCCGTCTCCGGCGGCATCAACGCGCTGTGGGGCCCGCTGCACGGCGGCGCCAACCAGGCCGTGCTGGAGATGCTGGACGACATCAAGGCCAGCGGCGGCGACGTCAAGGAGTTCGTCCGCAAGGTCAAGAACAAGGAAGACGGCGTGAAGCTCATGGGCTTCGGGCACCGCGTCTACCGCAACTACGATCCGCGCGCCACGCTGGTCAAGCAGGTCGCCGACAACATCCTGGCCAAGATCGGCGGCGACGACCAGCTGCTCGACATCGCCAAGGCCCTGGAAGAGGCCGCGCTCACCGACGACTACTTCATCGAGCGCCGCCTGTACCCGAACGTCGACTTCTACACCGGCGTCATCTACCGGGCCATGGGCTTCCCGACCCGCATGTTCACCGTGCTGTTCGCCATGGGCCGGCTGCCGGGCTGGATCGCTCACTGGCGTGAAATGCACGGCGAGCCTTTGAAGATCGGCCGTCCGCGCCAGATCTACACCGGCTACGGCGAACGCGACTACATCGAGATCACCGGTCGCTGA
- a CDS encoding MFS transporter: MTPLRNPDYRRLWTTGIVTVIGAQLSVVAVPKQLYDITHSSSYVGLAGLFGLIPLIVFGLWGGALADAMDRRKMLLITSAGTGLTSLAFWAQAAAGLNNPWLVLVLFAVQQAFFAMNQPARSAVYPRLLPPEQLPAANSLSMTVMQFGAIAGPVLAGMLIPFAGLATLYLLDSIALLATLWAIWKLPPIPPHGEARRAGLREVFDGFAYLATQRILLASFAVDVVAMVFGMPRALFPQIAQDSFGDSASGGTALGLLFAAMSVGAVAGGVFSGWLTRVRRQGLAVIVLIVLWGVGMVGFGLAVGMVGHGFGVTLALWIALGCLAFGGAVDMFSAALRTTMLQSVATDEMRGRLQGVFIVVVAGGPRIGDVAHGFAAAAVGTATAAAGGGVLVVIGMMVAAVAFPAFVRYRVARAHSEVQLA, translated from the coding sequence ATGACTCCATTGCGGAATCCGGACTATCGCCGGTTGTGGACCACCGGGATCGTCACCGTCATCGGCGCGCAGCTGTCCGTGGTCGCGGTACCCAAGCAGCTCTACGACATCACCCACAGCTCCTCGTATGTCGGACTGGCCGGCCTGTTCGGCTTGATCCCGCTCATCGTGTTCGGTCTGTGGGGCGGCGCGCTCGCCGACGCCATGGACCGCCGCAAGATGCTGCTGATCACCAGCGCGGGCACCGGTCTCACCTCGCTCGCCTTCTGGGCGCAGGCCGCCGCCGGACTGAACAATCCGTGGCTGGTGCTGGTGCTGTTCGCCGTGCAGCAGGCGTTCTTCGCCATGAACCAACCCGCCCGCAGCGCCGTCTACCCGCGCCTGCTGCCGCCCGAGCAACTCCCGGCCGCCAACTCGCTGAGCATGACCGTGATGCAGTTCGGCGCGATCGCGGGACCGGTGCTGGCGGGCATGCTGATTCCGTTCGCGGGCCTGGCCACGCTGTATCTGCTGGATTCGATCGCCCTGCTGGCCACGCTGTGGGCCATCTGGAAGCTGCCGCCGATCCCGCCGCACGGCGAGGCCCGGCGCGCGGGCCTGCGCGAGGTGTTCGACGGCTTCGCCTATCTGGCCACCCAGCGCATCCTGCTGGCCTCCTTCGCGGTGGACGTGGTGGCCATGGTGTTCGGCATGCCGCGCGCCCTGTTCCCGCAGATCGCGCAGGACAGTTTCGGTGATTCCGCTTCCGGCGGAACGGCTTTGGGCCTGCTGTTCGCGGCCATGTCGGTGGGCGCGGTGGCCGGCGGGGTGTTCTCGGGCTGGCTGACGCGAGTGCGGCGGCAGGGGCTGGCAGTGATCGTGCTCATCGTGCTGTGGGGCGTGGGCATGGTCGGGTTCGGCCTGGCCGTCGGCATGGTCGGGCACGGGTTCGGGGTGACGCTCGCGCTGTGGATCGCGTTGGGATGCCTGGCCTTCGGCGGCGCGGTGGACATGTTCTCCGCGGCCCTGCGCACCACCATGCTGCAGTCGGTGGCGACCGACGAGATGCGCGGCCGGCTGCAGGGCGTGTTCATCGTCGTGGTGGCGGGCGGACCGCGCATCGGTGATGTTGCGCACGGTTTCGCGGCCGCCGCCGTGGGTACGGCTACCGCGGCGGCGGGCGGCGGTGTGCTGGTCGTGATCGGAATGATGGTCGCGGCGGTGGCTTTCCCGGCGTTCGTCCGCTACCGCGTCGCACGTGCGCATTCGGAGGTTCAGCTCGCCTGA
- the pdxH gene encoding pyridoxamine 5'-phosphate oxidase, protein MVDQEKFATAQHAAADLDLAALRVEYGVDQGDNHPGRETDLDETWLSDGWEPLLRTWIEDATSAGLTDPNSMVLSTVELTESGPRPSSRTVLCKGLSPEGVTFYTNYESFKGRQLTQTPYASATFVWQAMGRQVTVRGPVRRVSDEATAVYWQSRPRGSRLGAWASAQSRPIASRADLDRQLDAAAERFAEVSDIPVPPFWGGFRIEPETVEFWQGRRSRMHNRIKVTLEPGNTDVSAMKIERLQP, encoded by the coding sequence ATGGTTGACCAGGAGAAATTCGCCACTGCGCAGCACGCCGCCGCGGACCTCGACCTCGCGGCCCTGCGGGTCGAGTACGGAGTCGATCAGGGCGACAATCATCCGGGCCGCGAAACCGACCTCGACGAGACCTGGCTGTCCGACGGCTGGGAACCGTTGCTGCGCACCTGGATCGAGGATGCCACCAGCGCGGGACTGACCGACCCCAATTCGATGGTGCTGAGCACGGTCGAACTCACCGAATCCGGCCCGCGGCCGTCGTCGCGAACCGTGCTGTGCAAGGGCCTCTCTCCCGAGGGTGTGACCTTCTACACCAATTACGAATCCTTCAAGGGCCGGCAGCTCACCCAAACCCCCTATGCCTCGGCCACTTTCGTCTGGCAGGCGATGGGGCGGCAGGTGACGGTGCGCGGACCGGTGCGCCGCGTCTCGGACGAGGCGACCGCGGTCTACTGGCAGTCCCGGCCGCGCGGCTCCCGTCTGGGGGCCTGGGCGTCGGCGCAGTCGCGGCCGATCGCGTCCCGGGCGGACCTGGATCGGCAATTGGACGCGGCCGCCGAACGTTTCGCCGAGGTGAGCGATATTCCGGTGCCGCCGTTCTGGGGTGGTTTCCGGATCGAGCCCGAGACGGTCGAGTTCTGGCAGGGGCGCCGCAGCCGCATGCACAATCGGATCAAGGTCACCCTGGAACCGGGCAATACGGATGTCTCGGCCATGAAAATCGAACGCCTGCAACCCTGA
- a CDS encoding citrate synthase 2, whose amino-acid sequence MTASAAVPTNVVPDGFVSGLEGVVAFTTDIAEPDKDGGALRYRGVDIEDLVGNRVTFGDVWALLVDGEFGRGLPPAEPFPLPIHTGDVRVDVQAGLAMLAPIWGYQPLLDIDDDTARENLARASVMALSYVAQSARGIYQPAVPQAKIDEAQTITERFMTRWKGDPDPRHVEAIDAYWVSAAEHGMNASTFTARVIASTGADVAASLSGAIGAMSGPLHGGAPARVLPMIEEVEKTGDARALVKGILDRKEKLMGFGHRVYRAEDPRARVLRATAKRLDAPRYEVAAALEQAALAELRERRPDRAIETNVEFWAAVILDFAEVPAHMMPAMFTCGRTAGWCAHILEQKKLGKLVRPAAIYTGPAPRLPETVAGWDLVSHK is encoded by the coding sequence ATGACTGCCAGCGCTGCGGTACCCACCAATGTCGTCCCGGACGGCTTCGTGAGCGGTCTCGAAGGCGTGGTGGCCTTCACCACCGATATCGCCGAACCGGACAAGGACGGCGGTGCGCTTCGGTACCGCGGCGTCGACATCGAGGACCTGGTCGGCAACCGGGTGACCTTCGGTGACGTCTGGGCCCTGCTCGTGGACGGCGAATTCGGCCGCGGCCTGCCGCCCGCCGAACCGTTCCCGCTGCCCATCCACACCGGCGACGTCCGGGTGGACGTGCAGGCCGGTCTGGCCATGCTGGCCCCGATCTGGGGTTACCAGCCGCTGCTGGACATCGACGACGACACCGCGCGGGAGAACCTCGCGCGCGCCTCGGTGATGGCCCTGTCCTACGTCGCCCAGTCGGCGCGCGGCATCTATCAGCCCGCCGTGCCGCAGGCCAAGATCGACGAGGCGCAGACCATTACCGAGCGGTTCATGACCCGCTGGAAGGGCGACCCGGACCCGCGCCACGTGGAGGCCATCGACGCCTACTGGGTGTCCGCGGCCGAGCACGGCATGAACGCCTCCACCTTCACCGCCCGCGTCATCGCCTCCACCGGCGCGGACGTGGCGGCCTCGCTGTCCGGCGCGATCGGGGCCATGTCCGGCCCGCTGCACGGCGGCGCCCCGGCCCGCGTGCTGCCCATGATCGAAGAGGTCGAGAAGACCGGGGACGCGCGGGCTCTGGTCAAGGGCATCCTGGACCGCAAGGAGAAGCTGATGGGCTTCGGGCACCGCGTCTACCGCGCCGAGGACCCCCGCGCCCGCGTGCTGCGCGCCACCGCCAAGCGCCTCGACGCCCCGCGCTACGAGGTCGCCGCCGCCCTGGAGCAGGCCGCCCTGGCCGAGCTGCGCGAGCGCCGCCCCGACCGCGCCATCGAGACCAATGTCGAGTTCTGGGCCGCCGTGATCCTGGACTTCGCCGAGGTGCCGGCGCACATGATGCCCGCCATGTTCACCTGCGGCCGCACCGCCGGCTGGTGCGCCCACATCCTCGAGCAGAAGAAGCTCGGCAAGCTGGTCCGCCCGGCCGCCATCTACACCGGCCCGGCCCCGCGCCTGCCGGAGACGGTGGCAGGCTGGGACCTGGTGTCGCACAAGTAA